In a single window of the Bacteroidales bacterium genome:
- a CDS encoding arylsulfatase codes for MYKKVSSSEESLSHTIFSPVIPGKYLSFSLISSFFLMNGFSLQASEPESKNYSEDARRPNIIFIMADDLGYGDLGCYGQEKINTPQLDEMAEEGMRFTNFYAGSTVSAPARCALMTGKHTGHAKVRGNASYERIYEDTSVANILRKAGYTTGMFGKWGFGQDAKPVGFDEFFGYDTHRAAHYYYPEVLWHNGKQVEIPKNKNGGRQVYSHDLFTEKALEFIKDEHQKDNPFFLYLPYTIPHAEILVPDESKDDYLGKFPEEAYKPNADHQYGHGYAPQPEPNATRAGMITRMDRDVGRIMDLLSQLDIEENTIVFFTSDNGPCYAGGQNPRFFNANGPLRGLKFELFEGGIRVPLIVKWPEKIPANTMQREPFAFWDFLPTAAELAGVEPPSDIDGISFLPLLQNKKQQLHDYLYWEFSGMQAIRFGGNSRVPLKWKALRLNLKNNPDAPVMLFNLRNDISERCDVSGQYPELAEKAKKLMEQARTESEIYPLMGEQ; via the coding sequence TCTCCAGCTCAGAAGAATCTTTATCGCATACAATCTTTTCTCCGGTCATTCCAGGCAAATACCTTTCATTTTCACTGATCTCTTCCTTTTTTCTGATGAACGGCTTCAGCCTGCAGGCAAGTGAGCCGGAATCGAAAAATTATTCTGAAGATGCGCGGAGGCCCAACATCATATTCATCATGGCCGACGATCTGGGCTATGGTGATCTTGGGTGCTACGGGCAGGAAAAGATCAATACGCCACAACTGGACGAGATGGCGGAAGAGGGGATGCGATTCACCAATTTTTACGCAGGCAGTACGGTTTCCGCACCTGCCAGATGTGCTCTGATGACCGGCAAACATACAGGCCATGCCAAAGTAAGGGGCAATGCCAGCTATGAGCGGATCTATGAGGATACCTCTGTTGCCAATATTCTCAGGAAAGCCGGGTACACCACGGGCATGTTCGGGAAATGGGGATTCGGGCAAGATGCCAAACCAGTTGGATTCGATGAATTTTTCGGATACGACACCCATAGAGCTGCCCATTATTACTACCCGGAGGTATTGTGGCACAACGGGAAACAAGTGGAAATACCCAAAAACAAAAACGGCGGAAGGCAGGTATACAGCCACGACCTGTTCACCGAAAAAGCCCTCGAATTCATAAAAGATGAACATCAAAAAGACAATCCCTTCTTTCTTTATCTTCCCTACACCATTCCGCATGCAGAAATACTGGTTCCTGATGAATCGAAAGATGATTACCTGGGAAAGTTCCCGGAAGAGGCCTATAAACCCAATGCAGATCATCAGTACGGACATGGTTATGCCCCGCAGCCTGAACCCAATGCTACCCGGGCCGGTATGATCACCAGAATGGACAGAGATGTGGGCCGGATCATGGACCTGCTTTCACAGCTTGACATTGAAGAGAATACCATTGTCTTTTTCACCAGCGACAACGGACCTTGCTACGCAGGTGGGCAGAACCCCCGTTTCTTTAATGCCAACGGTCCATTGCGCGGATTAAAGTTTGAATTGTTTGAGGGAGGCATCCGCGTACCCCTTATTGTAAAATGGCCAGAAAAGATCCCGGCCAACACCATGCAAAGGGAACCCTTCGCATTCTGGGATTTCCTTCCTACCGCTGCAGAACTGGCTGGAGTTGAACCCCCATCCGATATCGACGGCATTTCCTTCCTACCCCTTCTCCAAAATAAAAAGCAACAACTTCATGATTACTTATATTGGGAGTTTTCCGGGATGCAAGCCATCAGATTCGGCGGCAACAGCAGAGTACCGCTAAAATGGAAGGCCCTCCGGCTGAACCTAAAAAACAACCCGGATGCACCGGTCATGCTTTTTAACCTGAGAAACGATATCTCTGAACGCTGCGATGTTTCAGGACAGTACCCGGAATTGGCGGAAAAAGCCAAAAAACTGATGGAGCAGGCACGGACCGAATCGGAGATCTATCCGCTCATGGGAGAGCAATAG